In Pirellulales bacterium, the genomic stretch CGAGCCGGCAGCACTTGCCTGCGGATCGGGTAACCTGGACCTGACCATCGATCAAGTCGGGGCGTCGAGCCTCTTGGCGCCACGCCGCCGCATTCCGTCTTTGATCAAGCTGCAAGTGCAGAGTCCGATATTACTTTGTCAAGGATGGCGCGTTGGTGTGTCGGATCGGAGGAGGTTTCCCACCTGACAGCTAGCTTGCATAAGCCGTGTCACCCAACTGCCCAGCTCGCAGATCCTTGCGGTGGGGCTCAGTGGGAGGAGTTACTGTTGCTGCCCGCGTCACCAAGGGGACGCCGGCGATGCAGTAGGTGTCTCGCCCCGTCCATGCCGTGATTGGCTTGCAGAAAAGCGGGCAATATCGTCCAAGCTCTCGCGAAACCTGCGTTTGAGCTGTGGCATTGATGAGATTTGACCTGGGAGTATCCATTATAAGTCGTTACGTATTAAGCTCATTTCGGCGGCAGACTCTTGTCGAATGATACATTTGTACACTACAATCCAGGAACCCTTACGAGGTCCACGATGAGCGCTAAATCCAAGATCGAGTGGACGGATGCGACGTGGAACCCCGTGCGTGGCTGCACGAAGATCAGTCCGGGCTGCGCTCACTGTTATGCCGAGACATTTGCCGAGCGATTCCGGGGCGTGCCCGGACATCCCTATGAGCAAGGCTTCGACCTGCGGCTTGTGCCGGAAAAACTCACGGAACCCATCACTTGGTCGAGGCAGCGGATGGTATTCGTCAATTCGATGAGCGACCTCTTCCATAAGGACGTGCCGGACGCCTACATCGAGTTGGTCTCACGAGTCATGGCGGCGGCAGACTGGCACATCTACCAAGTACTCACGAAGCGAGGTGAGCGCCTTCGCGATTTGCTCCAAACGAAGCTTCGTTTCGCCGCCGACTTGCCGCATATCTGGTGGGGCGTCAGCGTTGAGAATCGACGACACGGACTTCCGCGAATCCAACAACTCCAGGACGCCAAGCCATCGATGGCCTTTTTGTCGATCGAGCCATTGTTGGAGGGTCTGGGAACAATCAATCTGCGCGGGGTAGACTGGGTGATTGTTGGCGGCGAAAGCGGGCCAGGCGCACGGCCGATGCTCCCTGAGTGGGTCTTTAGCATCCGCAAGCAATGCGAGCGGGCGAAGGTTCCGTTCTTTTTCAAACAATGGGGCGGCATAAAAAAGAGCTCCACTGGCCGTGAACTCGACGGCCGAACTTACGACGACTATCCTCGCGTCGCGCGCAACGCAGTGCCCGCTGCGTTAACGAGAAAAGAGCTGGTCGAGCAGTATCAAGGTGCCTGGCCGCAAGATCCGCGGCCTAACAATAAGCAGACGGCTTGAGCGTCGACCATGAGCCACGAGCACCATGACTGGAAGCCTGGGAGTGATCCCCCGCTAATTCGGCCACACAGTCAAGCCAAGCACCGTGTTCTCAGAGCTTATCTTGAACGCTACGTGTCGGTTCTGACCGTACGAATCCAACAAGACACTTTTCGACTGACTCTGATTGACGGCTTCGCGGGTGGCGGGCTCTATCTGGATTCGCGCTCCAAAGAAGAACGTCCAGGCTCTCCGCTAATCATGCTCGAGGCGATGGAGCAAGCGGCTGAGGACGCCCAGAAGATCAGGACAAAGCCATTTCACCTCGACGTCCAGTACATCTTCATCGAAAAGGACCGCAAGGCCCTCGACTATCTTCGGCAGGTCCTTTCAGAGTCGAAGTACGCGTCGCTAGTTGGCGGCCGTATCGAACTGATCCACGGAGAATTCACGGCGCAGGTGCCAAAAATCACGGCGTTCGTGAAGAAGCGTGGGCGCGCAGGCCGTGCAATCTTTGTACTCGATCAGTTTGGCTACAGCGCTGTGCCTCTACCGACGATCCGCGGCATACTTGCCACGCTCGATAACGCTGAGGTGATTCTGACGTTCGCGACGGATTCGCTAATCGACTACCTGAGCGAGAACGAACCAACGCAAAAGATCCTAGAAAAAGTTGGCATCACACTTCCTTCGAAAAACGTTCGGACAGCCAAAGAGGAGCGCGAGTGGAGACGGACGATTCAGTTCGCACTGCACCGTGAAATCCCCGTAAGGACCGAGGCCAAGTTCTACACGCCGTTCTTTATACGGTCGACCGACGCCCACCGCGACTTCTGGTTGATCCATCTCTCCGGGCACTTCCGCGCCCGCGACGTAATGGTGGGATTGCATTGGAAGCAAGGTACTTCGTTCGCCCACTATGGTCGCTCCGGTTTGCGGATGCTTGGCTACGACCAAGAGCACGATGCGGAATGGACGCAGCAACAGATGTTGCCAGGCTTCTTCTTCGACGAGACGGCGTTGGTTTCCAGCCAAGAGGAACTTCTGGAACAGTTGCCCGAAAGGATCTTCAATCATAGCGACGGCATCCAGTTCACCGAGCTATTCTCGAACCTTACGAATGAATGCCCCGTCACAGCGGAGATCATGAAGGACGTCTTGAGCGATTTGGCCAAGCAAGGTGTAATCCAGGTTAAAGACAAAACCGGTGCGAAATCTCGGCGCGTGGGAATTCAACACGACTCCGACATCATCATTCCTACACGCCAGATGCGGTTGTTCCTAAGGTGACGTCGTTTCTGACTCGTTGGCGATGCAAAGATAGATTTGCGAGCGATTCCGGACCGCATTCCCACTGGCCGCCATCGGTTACATCGACCGGCGTTGAGTGTCTACCGGTGCCCCGCGTCGCTCTTCAACCCTGGCGTTTCGCGATTGCCTCGACCCATCCAGAGTGAGCGTGACACCGGACTGTTCTATGTCCTCTGGTCGCTCGGCGACACCGACCATTTTGCGACTCGACGTCCAAGAGATTGGTCCGCTTGCTCCGCAAAATGATCGGTGCTACCCGCTCTTGGGCTTGCTTCCCCACGCACAGGCTGGCAGCCTGTGCCACTTGTCTGGCTGCGGGAAGGGCGCTGTCTGGGCGCATCTGAAAACTCAGCGTGATCGCGAGGTGTTCTTTGAAGGGGCATCGCAACAAGTGCTTCCTCGCTCACGCTTCGGGTTGGGATTTTGCATCGCGGAACATGGATGCATGGGCTACCGTCGCTGCGGTGCCCATTTGATGGAACTCGCGGGCACCGTTAGAATTCGGTCCTCCCATTGGTGTGCCCCAAGAATCTGCGTAATTTGTGAAGTCTGCGGATGAATTCCCGCCCTCGTAATCTCGTCGTCGCCCAGAGTGGCGGGCCGAGTCCCGTCATCAATAACAGCCTCCGCGGCATCGTCGAGACCGCGCGCGAGTTGTCCGAGATCGGCACCGTGTATGGCGGCCGTCACGGCATCGAAGGGGTGCTCAAGGAAGAACTGCTCGACCTGACGGCGCAGTCGGCCGAAGAGATTTCGCTGCTGCGGGTCACGCCCGCCGCCGGCTCGATCGGCACCTGCCGCTACAAGCTGCGGCCGAAGCAGACCGAGGATTTCGAGCGCGTGATCGAAGTCTTCCGCGCCCACGACATCGGCTACTTCCTGTACATCGGCGGCAACGACTCGATGGAGACCGCCCACAAGGTGGCAGAGCTGGCGCGGCAGCGGGGACTCGACCTCGTGGCCGTGGGCGTGCCGAAGACGATCGACAACGACGTCGGCGACAGCGAGTTCAAGCTCATCGACCACACGCCGGGCTACGGTTCGGTCGCCAAGTACTGGATGCACATGGTCCAGAACGCGAACGAGGAGAATGAAGGCTCTTCGCCGGCCGATCCGGTGCTCGTGTTGCAGGCGATGGGGCGAAAGATCGGCTTCATTCCGGCGGCCGCGCGCCTGGCCGACCCGGCGCGCGAGATGCCGCTGCTCATCTACCTGGCGGAGCGTCCCACGTCGCTTGAAACAATCACCGATCAGGTGAACGATCTGCTGCGGCAACATGGCCGGGCGATTGTCGTCGTGAGCGAAGGGCTGGATGTAGGGGAGTTGGGGGAGGTGCGTGATGCGTTCGGTCACACGTCGTACAGCTCGAGCCAGATCACCGTCGCGCAGAAGATTACGAACCACCTGAACCAGGCCGGCCTCGCCGCCAAGGGGGCGGCGCGGTGCAACGTCTCGGGCACCGATCAGCGGCACG encodes the following:
- a CDS encoding three-Cys-motif partner protein TcmP translates to MSHEHHDWKPGSDPPLIRPHSQAKHRVLRAYLERYVSVLTVRIQQDTFRLTLIDGFAGGGLYLDSRSKEERPGSPLIMLEAMEQAAEDAQKIRTKPFHLDVQYIFIEKDRKALDYLRQVLSESKYASLVGGRIELIHGEFTAQVPKITAFVKKRGRAGRAIFVLDQFGYSAVPLPTIRGILATLDNAEVILTFATDSLIDYLSENEPTQKILEKVGITLPSKNVRTAKEEREWRRTIQFALHREIPVRTEAKFYTPFFIRSTDAHRDFWLIHLSGHFRARDVMVGLHWKQGTSFAHYGRSGLRMLGYDQEHDAEWTQQQMLPGFFFDETALVSSQEELLEQLPERIFNHSDGIQFTELFSNLTNECPVTAEIMKDVLSDLAKQGVIQVKDKTGAKSRRVGIQHDSDIIIPTRQMRLFLR
- a CDS encoding phage Gp37/Gp68 family protein, whose amino-acid sequence is MSAKSKIEWTDATWNPVRGCTKISPGCAHCYAETFAERFRGVPGHPYEQGFDLRLVPEKLTEPITWSRQRMVFVNSMSDLFHKDVPDAYIELVSRVMAAADWHIYQVLTKRGERLRDLLQTKLRFAADLPHIWWGVSVENRRHGLPRIQQLQDAKPSMAFLSIEPLLEGLGTINLRGVDWVIVGGESGPGARPMLPEWVFSIRKQCERAKVPFFFKQWGGIKKSSTGRELDGRTYDDYPRVARNAVPAALTRKELVEQYQGAWPQDPRPNNKQTA
- a CDS encoding diphosphate--fructose-6-phosphate 1-phosphotransferase: MNSRPRNLVVAQSGGPSPVINNSLRGIVETARELSEIGTVYGGRHGIEGVLKEELLDLTAQSAEEISLLRVTPAAGSIGTCRYKLRPKQTEDFERVIEVFRAHDIGYFLYIGGNDSMETAHKVAELARQRGLDLVAVGVPKTIDNDVGDSEFKLIDHTPGYGSVAKYWMHMVQNANEENEGSSPADPVLVLQAMGRKIGFIPAAARLADPAREMPLLIYLAERPTSLETITDQVNDLLRQHGRAIVVVSEGLDVGELGEVRDAFGHTSYSSSQITVAQKITNHLNQAGLAAKGAARCNVSGTDQRHAMALASTVDLEEAYRSGQQAVLLAARGEGGFMSTILREPGPVYRVRYDKVPLVDVAASERSFPERWIAPSGFDVTDEFVRYCKPLVGEDMISLPLIDGRQRLTRLAPIYAVQKLPKYIPQADRS